The Salvelinus namaycush isolate Seneca chromosome 11, SaNama_1.0, whole genome shotgun sequence DNA window gtatatgtgtcaaTGTAGAAGAATTGTATAGGATTGGACCTATACACCTATCTATTCAGATCGAAAGGGCCTagggctgttttttttttttaaatggagtaTTTGTTTCCCCATGTTACCTCTCGCCCCCAAAGTACACAAAAAGAGCAATTCTCTCAGTCTAAGTTAAATGACTATTTTAGTCGCCTGGTGGAACCAGCTCACGTTCtgttttggggctcccgagtggcgcagcggtctaaggcactgcttctcagtgcaagagacgtcactacagtccctggttcgaatccaggctgtattacatctggctgtgattgggagtcccatagggtggcgcacaattggccctgtgtcgtccgggtttggccggggtaggccctcatttgttcttaactgacttgcctagttaaatgaaataatctgAAACCAAAAGTGAGCGCAGTGTTCCGTATTCTTGACCAGGCTGCTATTTTAGTGTTTTTCAAAACTATAAGTCCTTCTCTTTACCTCCATAGTAAACAACAAGATCAAGGTGCCCCACGATGCGCCAGAGCTGGTGGGCAAGGCTGTGGAGCACCTGTTTGAGAAGGAGGACGGTGAGAAGAATGAGTGGCGGGGCATGGTGCTCTCTCGCGCCCCCGTCATGACCAACTGGTACTACATCACCTATGAGAAGGACCCTGTGCTCTACATGTACCAGCTCTGGGACGACTATAAGGACGGAGACCTCCGCATCCTGCCTGAAGCTGGTGAGAAAGTATTTTATTTACTCCATATAATTATCTTAACATTTAGAAGAGGACTTTTATTTACTCCATATAATTATGTTAACCTTTAGAAGAGGACTTTTATTTACTCCATATAATTATGTTAACCTTTAGAAGAGGAGTTTTATTTACTCCATATAATTATCTTAACCTTTAGAAGAGGACTTTTATTTACTCCATATAATTATGTTAACCTTTAGAAGAGGACTTTTATTTACTCCATATAATTATGTTAACCTTTAGAAGAGGACTTTTATTTACTCCATATAATTATGTTAACCTTTAGAAGAGGACTTTTATTTACTCCATATAATTATCTTCACCTTTAGAAGATGACGCGACAGAGGGTCTGATACAAATCACAGGTCTGTTGCAATGGTTAGTGCTGACACAAAGGAAACATAGTTTAACATTAGTAAAGGAGTTTGTAAACCTAGTTTAACATTAAGGTCATTGTAAAGACTTTAACCCACACATATCTTATCTCCCTAAGAAGAAATAGAAATGGTCTTCACTGCATAGAGCAGTTGAAATGGGGACATACAGCACAGTATGTGGATGGCCAGGGAGGGAGCCATGTCCACAGTACTATCAGAACCTGAGGATGAAGTAATTGTTGTAAAGCTGAATGAAAGGCAGGTTTGACATGTAAAGCGAAGGAAAATATATACAGAAAAGATATACACACGTCTGATTATGCTGGGCAGATGCTGCTGGGGATCAGTATACATCCAGAAAGACAACTCAAAATCAGGTCATGAATGGCTTATGAGGCTACTGGGTGAAATGGTTGTAGTCTGTTGAGAGCATGAGAACTGGAACACGTCTTACGTGGCTAGCTGCTGAGTAGAGGAcctgaaagaggaggaagtattTGTTCTGGTATGTGAAGTAAAACGGCAGACACCATATGCATATCTCTTTTTTTTCCTCCTATTTTTTCCCTCGTTTCCCAGAGAACAAACACCTGCTGCCTGCGGACAGGAAGCCAGGCGAGGAGACGGAGAGCCTTGTGGGTAAGCAGGTGGAGTACGTCACTGATAAGGGCGTGAAGAGGACTGGGCTGGTTATCTACCAGGTTCCCGCCAAACCCTCCGTCTACTACATCAAATACGACGACGACTTCCACATCCACGTTTATGACCTGGTCAAAACCACCTAGAATACAACTTGACCTGGTCAAAACCACCTAGAATACAACTCGACCTGGTCAAAACCACCTAGAATACAACTCTACCCGGTCAAAACCACCTAGAATACAACTTGACCTGGTCAAAACCACCTAGAATACAACTCGACCTGGTCAAAACCACCTAGAATACAACTCGACCCGGTCAAAACCACCTAGAATACAACTCGACCCGGTCAAAACCACCTAGAATACAAATTTGACTCGGTCAAAACCACCTAGAATACAAATTTGACTCGGTCAAAACCACCTAGAATACAAATTTGACTCGGTCAAAACCACCTAGAATACAAATTTGACTCGGTCA harbors:
- the LOC120056019 gene encoding spindlin-W-like; the protein is MSKKRGRKRSSGELSESSGLSLSSTPDANNLLGLRIEHNWREKGNLTKWKGTVLERLTVNTSLYMVKYDGFDCVYGIELFKDERVSNLQVLTEKVVNNKIKVPHDAPELVGKAVEHLFEKEDGEKNEWRGMVLSRAPVMTNWYYITYEKDPVLYMYQLWDDYKDGDLRILPEAENKHLLPADRKPGEETESLVGKQVEYVTDKGVKRTGLVIYQVPAKPSVYYIKYDDDFHIHVYDLVKTT